The uncultured Desulfobulbus sp. genome window below encodes:
- the mutS gene encoding DNA mismatch repair protein MutS, translated as MSTPKLTPMLQQYLEIKEQYPGTILFYRMGDFYEMFFEDAELASKVLGITLTSRSHKDDANKIPMCGVPFHAVSGYLGKMVKAGYRVAICEQVEDPKATKGIVKREVIRVVSPGVTTDDQLLDAKADCYVSALVVSKKSNKELLAGVAFVDISTGRFQLAEINYPQNNPAALIDTFTRLRPAELLFSHDEGKLLAPLTEQLCSELGQLCLTPRPDFQFETEAATTSLTEHFQTTNLAGFGCDQFTVAINAAGALLQYLQETQKTQLAHIKQLTPLHQSGYLIIDDSSRRNLELTETLVGGQRLGSLLAAIDTTKTPMGARLLRRWLLFPLQDQQAIEARLDSVEELIHNGETRRNLQQLLSEVYDLERLCSRLVLGHGNARDMAAIKSSLAGLPRLHELLQQCSSPLLIHMAQSFDILADLHELIESAIRDDAPISLREGKLICEGYNEELDHLLLLLRDGKKMILDLESKERERSGISKLKVGYNKVFGYFFEVSRAQAAHLPDDYIRKQTLVNAERFITPELKELENSIITAHDRRLELEYELFSEVRKKLTHQDHRLLQTAETLAQIDVLTNFSELAVKHRYCRPRWNQSRSLDIQEGRHPVIERSLPPGRFVPNDVHLDQETQEVLIITGPNMAGKSTVLRQTALIVLMAHIGSFVPAESAELCLVDRIFTRVGAMDDLRRGQSTFMVEMNETANILNNATTNSLVILDEIGRGTSTYDGLSIAWAVAEELAQKDKLGVKTLFATHYHELTDLAATNPKIKNYSIAVKEWNDTIIFLHKLVQGATNRSYGIQVASLAGVPDHVIKRANEILKNIELGEFTPQGEPKIAQSAKGKKVVPQPQQMALFAPSSSPTVDFLSALQPDDLTPREALELLYQAVALAQKE; from the coding sequence ATGAGTACACCTAAGCTGACCCCCATGCTCCAGCAATACCTGGAGATCAAAGAACAGTATCCCGGCACAATTCTTTTCTACCGCATGGGTGATTTTTACGAAATGTTCTTTGAGGATGCAGAGCTAGCCTCCAAGGTCCTGGGCATCACCCTGACCTCACGCAGTCATAAGGATGACGCGAATAAAATCCCCATGTGCGGAGTTCCCTTCCACGCCGTCAGTGGCTACCTGGGTAAAATGGTCAAAGCCGGCTACCGGGTCGCCATTTGTGAACAGGTGGAAGATCCCAAGGCGACCAAAGGCATCGTTAAGCGAGAAGTGATTCGAGTGGTCTCTCCCGGGGTGACCACAGATGACCAACTGCTTGACGCTAAAGCTGACTGTTATGTCAGCGCCCTCGTTGTGAGCAAAAAATCGAACAAAGAGCTGTTAGCCGGTGTTGCCTTTGTCGATATTTCCACCGGGCGCTTTCAACTCGCTGAAATCAATTACCCCCAGAATAACCCTGCAGCACTGATCGATACATTCACCCGCCTACGCCCTGCAGAACTTTTATTCTCCCATGATGAGGGCAAGCTACTTGCTCCACTCACCGAACAACTCTGCAGTGAGCTGGGACAACTCTGCCTCACCCCTCGTCCCGATTTCCAATTTGAAACAGAAGCTGCGACGACATCCCTCACGGAACATTTCCAGACCACCAATCTGGCGGGCTTTGGTTGTGATCAGTTCACCGTTGCCATTAATGCAGCCGGAGCCCTGCTCCAGTATCTGCAGGAGACGCAAAAGACTCAGCTTGCACACATCAAGCAGCTCACACCTTTACATCAAAGCGGCTACCTCATCATTGATGACTCCTCAAGGCGCAACCTCGAACTCACCGAGACCCTTGTGGGGGGACAACGCCTAGGCTCGCTTTTGGCGGCAATTGACACAACAAAGACTCCCATGGGAGCCCGACTCCTGCGCCGCTGGCTTCTTTTTCCTCTCCAGGATCAACAGGCCATCGAAGCCCGCCTGGATAGTGTCGAAGAACTGATCCACAATGGAGAAACTCGCAGAAACCTACAACAACTTCTCTCTGAGGTCTACGACCTGGAACGTCTTTGCAGCCGGTTAGTCCTGGGCCATGGTAATGCACGGGATATGGCTGCGATCAAATCCTCTCTAGCGGGATTGCCAAGGCTCCACGAATTGCTCCAGCAATGCTCTTCACCGTTGCTGATACACATGGCTCAATCCTTCGATATCCTGGCTGATCTGCACGAATTAATTGAGAGTGCTATACGAGATGATGCGCCAATCAGCCTACGGGAAGGAAAACTGATCTGCGAGGGGTATAACGAAGAACTCGATCATCTGCTTTTGCTGTTGCGTGACGGCAAAAAGATGATCCTTGATCTGGAAAGCAAAGAACGCGAACGTTCGGGCATCAGCAAACTCAAAGTTGGTTACAATAAAGTCTTTGGTTACTTTTTTGAGGTCAGTCGTGCCCAGGCCGCTCATTTACCGGATGACTATATTCGCAAACAGACCCTAGTCAATGCAGAGCGATTTATTACCCCCGAACTCAAAGAGCTGGAAAATTCAATTATAACCGCCCACGATCGCCGTCTTGAGTTGGAATATGAGCTCTTTAGCGAAGTGCGAAAAAAATTGACTCATCAGGATCACCGCCTGCTGCAAACCGCAGAGACTCTGGCTCAGATTGATGTTCTCACCAATTTTTCCGAGCTTGCGGTGAAACATCGCTACTGCCGTCCACGATGGAACCAGAGTCGAAGTCTTGATATTCAAGAGGGACGCCATCCAGTGATAGAGCGCAGCCTACCCCCAGGTCGGTTTGTGCCCAACGACGTCCATCTAGACCAGGAAACTCAGGAAGTTCTGATTATTACGGGCCCCAATATGGCTGGAAAATCGACGGTCCTGCGGCAGACAGCCCTGATCGTGCTCATGGCTCATATTGGTTCTTTCGTCCCCGCAGAATCTGCGGAACTCTGCCTAGTCGATAGAATTTTCACCCGTGTCGGCGCCATGGATGATCTGCGCCGTGGCCAGTCCACCTTTATGGTGGAAATGAACGAAACGGCTAACATTCTCAATAATGCGACCACGAACAGCCTGGTCATTCTCGACGAGATCGGCCGTGGTACCTCAACCTATGATGGTCTTTCCATTGCATGGGCTGTAGCCGAAGAGCTGGCTCAAAAGGATAAGCTTGGGGTAAAAACCCTGTTTGCAACCCATTACCATGAACTGACCGATCTGGCTGCGACCAACCCTAAAATTAAAAACTATTCCATAGCAGTTAAAGAGTGGAACGACACCATTATCTTTTTACATAAGTTGGTTCAAGGTGCCACCAATCGGAGTTACGGTATACAGGTGGCCTCACTTGCCGGCGTGCCAGACCATGTTATTAAACGAGCCAATGAAATTCTGAAAAATATCGAGCTTGGGGAGTTTACACCTCAAGGGGAACCCAAAATTGCTCAATCAGCCAAAGGGAAAAAAGTTGTTCCTCAACCACAACAGATGGCTTTGTTTGCTCCTTCCTCATCCCCTACTGTCGATTTTCTCAGTGCATTACAACCAGATGACCTGACTCCTCGAGAGGCCTTGGAACTTCTTTACCAAGCGGTTGCACTCGCCCAGAAAGAATAA
- a CDS encoding HIT domain-containing protein gives MKTLWTPWRMQHVAGQAQKISGCLFEPPGQESCNKEQLLLFRDELRVVLLNRFPYANGHLLVAPQRHLADLTELSTNEQLALMDMLSQSCTILRRHLQPHGLNVGLNLGKVAGAGIADHLHFHIVPRWEDDHNFITVCADIRTIPQHIETTYDLLVPDFQELLT, from the coding sequence ATGAAAACCCTGTGGACGCCCTGGCGGATGCAACATGTTGCTGGCCAGGCACAAAAAATCAGCGGTTGCCTCTTTGAGCCACCTGGCCAGGAAAGCTGCAACAAAGAACAGCTGCTCCTCTTTCGCGATGAACTGCGGGTGGTGCTTTTAAATCGATTTCCTTACGCTAACGGCCATCTTCTGGTCGCGCCACAACGTCACCTTGCTGATCTGACCGAACTCAGCACCAACGAACAATTAGCGCTTATGGACATGCTCAGTCAGAGCTGCACCATCCTGCGACGCCACCTCCAGCCCCATGGCCTCAATGTGGGCCTCAACTTGGGCAAGGTCGCAGGCGCTGGTATCGCTGATCATCTCCATTTTCATATTGTCCCGCGGTGGGAGGACGATCACAATTTCATCACCGTTTGTGCAGATATCCGCACTATTCCCCAGCACATTGAGACCACCTATGATCTCCTTGTGCCTGATTTTCAAGAGCTTCTCACTTAA
- a CDS encoding metallophosphoesterase family protein — MLVRAGILSDTHITRPDSRFKRQVRQCFSGCDLIIHAGDMTNPSILDAFQGVEIKAVHGNMCGEPVRRLYPASQSFQLGQFTIGLTHGAGLGMDIEDRLFDLFPEADCMIYGHTHQPSIQRYGDILMINPGSFQATSRFGAPGTYAILEVGETLHATIHQIPQLP, encoded by the coding sequence ATGTTAGTACGCGCAGGCATTCTCTCCGATACCCATATCACTCGCCCGGACAGCAGATTTAAGCGCCAGGTTCGTCAATGTTTCTCCGGTTGCGACCTGATCATTCACGCAGGCGACATGACCAACCCCTCAATTCTTGATGCATTTCAGGGAGTTGAGATCAAGGCTGTGCATGGCAATATGTGCGGGGAACCTGTGCGCAGGCTCTACCCAGCAAGCCAAAGTTTTCAACTGGGACAATTCACCATCGGGCTGACTCATGGTGCAGGCCTGGGCATGGACATTGAAGACAGACTGTTTGATCTCTTTCCCGAGGCAGACTGCATGATCTATGGCCACACCCACCAACCCTCCATCCAGAGGTACGGAGATATCCTCATGATCAATCCAGGCTCCTTCCAAGCAACCAGCCGCTTCGGCGCGCCGGGAACCTATGCGATCCTTGAGGTCGGTGAGACTCTCCACGCCACCATTCACCAAATTCCGCAGCTCCCATGA
- the efp gene encoding elongation factor P yields the protein MYTASDLRKGLKIQIDGEPYIITDFDFSKPGKGQALYRTKMRNMITGTQFTQTYRSNDKFEKPNLEERTMQFLYAQDGEYHFMDTSSYEQIFLTEEQLGDNLSFLIDNMEVEVLFFGERPIDISLPTFVNLEVTVADPWAKGDTSGSDTKPVTVETGFQLQVPPFVEQGDKIQIDTRTGSYITRVKE from the coding sequence ATGTATACAGCTTCAGATTTGCGCAAAGGCTTGAAAATTCAAATTGATGGTGAGCCTTATATCATCACCGATTTTGATTTTTCCAAGCCGGGAAAAGGTCAGGCTCTCTATCGCACCAAGATGCGGAATATGATAACTGGTACCCAGTTTACCCAAACGTATCGCTCCAATGATAAGTTTGAAAAGCCGAACCTCGAAGAGCGGACCATGCAGTTTTTGTATGCCCAGGATGGCGAGTACCATTTCATGGACACCTCTTCCTACGAGCAGATCTTTTTGACTGAAGAGCAGTTGGGAGATAATCTGAGTTTTCTCATCGATAATATGGAAGTTGAGGTCCTCTTTTTTGGAGAGCGGCCTATTGATATCAGTCTGCCGACCTTTGTTAACCTGGAAGTCACCGTTGCTGATCCTTGGGCCAAGGGAGATACCTCAGGCTCTGATACTAAACCTGTTACCGTGGAGACAGGGTTCCAGTTGCAGGTACCACCCTTTGTTGAGCAGGGAGATAAAATTCAGATTGATACTCGTACCGGCTCTTATATCACCCGCGTTAAAGAATAA
- the epmA gene encoding EF-P lysine aminoacylase EpmA, producing the protein MLSVEGLRQRSRLLQAIRSFFYERAYIEVDTPVRLPVLIPESNILPYTSEDWFLQTSPELCMKRLLARGCDQIFQICHCFRKEEQGRLHQSEFTMLEWYHKRWSYLELMQECEQFVCSLAKIIADFRGVAEKGTAVLAQDTVIDLTPPWEYLSVAEAFARYAQRSVEDVLVADCFDEVLVTDVEPMLGKSKPTFLYDYPAVLGSLARKKHAAPHLAERFELYIGGIELANGFSELTDAKEQRQRFVAEIKSMGGGGRRALIPENFLVDLPQMGECAGVALGLDRLFMLFMGEKNLQQSGTFIYESL; encoded by the coding sequence ATGCTTTCCGTTGAAGGCCTGCGGCAGCGCTCCAGGTTGCTGCAGGCCATTCGCTCGTTTTTTTACGAGCGGGCCTACATCGAAGTTGATACTCCGGTTCGTCTTCCGGTGCTGATTCCCGAATCCAATATCCTCCCCTATACCAGTGAAGACTGGTTCCTGCAAACATCTCCCGAGCTGTGCATGAAACGGTTACTGGCTCGAGGCTGTGACCAAATTTTTCAGATCTGTCATTGTTTTCGAAAAGAAGAGCAGGGCCGGCTGCACCAGAGTGAATTTACCATGCTGGAATGGTATCATAAAAGGTGGAGCTACCTTGAATTGATGCAGGAATGTGAGCAGTTTGTCTGTTCTCTTGCAAAAATAATAGCGGATTTTCGGGGTGTTGCTGAAAAGGGAACTGCGGTTCTTGCCCAAGATACGGTCATTGACCTGACCCCACCTTGGGAATATTTAAGCGTAGCTGAGGCCTTTGCACGCTATGCCCAAAGATCTGTGGAGGATGTTCTGGTTGCCGACTGCTTTGATGAAGTGCTGGTGACGGATGTAGAGCCCATGCTGGGAAAGAGTAAACCCACCTTTCTTTACGATTATCCGGCAGTTTTGGGATCGCTTGCTCGCAAAAAACACGCAGCTCCTCATCTGGCCGAGCGGTTCGAGCTCTACATCGGAGGGATAGAATTGGCCAATGGGTTTTCCGAACTCACTGATGCCAAGGAGCAGCGGCAACGATTTGTGGCAGAAATCAAAAGCATGGGGGGGGGCGGTCGTAGGGCTCTCATTCCTGAAAATTTTTTGGTGGATCTCCCTCAAATGGGAGAATGTGCAGGGGTTGCTTTAGGACTTGACCGGCTGTTTATGTTGTTCATGGGGGAAAAAAATCTTCAGCAGTCAGGGACATTTATTTACGAAAGCCTGTAG
- a CDS encoding metallophosphoesterase family protein — translation MQSSDTTTCAIGDIHGCVHALSALFLKISERASTVVLLGDYVDRGPDSKKVVETILQWRKNKSIRVIALMGNHDFLFLQYLSGQASDLFFKVGGLETLSSYGLTPSSSRQEREEKVPREHFAFFNSLPLLWQDKHAIYVHAGLEPGRHLSQQSSQWCLWYPKNFDQCRFNFGKPVVFGHKVYKTPYISSDRIGIDTGAVFAGSLTAILLPSRETIRVPANTNFQNMVHDI, via the coding sequence ATGCAAAGCTCTGACACGACGACCTGCGCCATCGGCGATATACATGGCTGCGTTCATGCCTTGTCAGCTCTTTTTCTTAAAATTTCTGAGCGTGCTTCAACTGTCGTCCTTCTGGGAGACTATGTCGATCGAGGACCAGACTCTAAAAAAGTTGTAGAGACTATTCTTCAATGGCGCAAAAATAAATCCATACGGGTCATTGCCTTGATGGGTAACCACGACTTTCTCTTTCTCCAGTACCTTTCTGGTCAGGCGTCCGATCTTTTTTTCAAGGTTGGTGGTCTGGAGACCTTATCGAGCTATGGTTTAACCCCCTCCTCCTCCCGACAAGAAAGAGAGGAGAAAGTCCCCCGTGAACATTTTGCCTTTTTCAACAGCCTTCCTTTACTCTGGCAAGACAAACATGCCATCTACGTACACGCTGGTCTGGAACCAGGACGCCACTTAAGCCAACAAAGCAGTCAATGGTGCCTATGGTACCCCAAAAACTTTGATCAATGCCGTTTTAACTTTGGCAAGCCGGTCGTCTTTGGTCACAAGGTGTACAAAACCCCTTATATTAGCTCTGATAGAATTGGAATAGATACAGGAGCCGTGTTTGCGGGATCATTGACGGCGATACTTCTGCCTTCCAGAGAAACAATACGAGTTCCTGCTAATACTAATTTCCAAAACATGGTCCATGATATATGA
- a CDS encoding GNVR domain-containing protein has product MDSKQRQLLKKYVDLVIYHWRLISLSLLIGVALGLTYYLKMPKVYQSTALLSYEAQQINPAKMDPEQGRILLQDSLATLSELVTSRNSLEKVIIQYSLYEGARKKLPIEDVIEMMRRNIQITPSKKGDVFSVSFEGPSPQQVVRVTNQLASLFIEENLKYREERATETSKYTKNELALSKNVLDQKERQMRDYKLQYFNEMPAQRQSNFSQLQALLNQQQGLQNSIQELERTKIMAQEQASMQARIANFAAQNTTAVKAETDYDRLQNLKNHLAEISGKYTDKHPEIKRTHLLIKQLEDKIASSNGSGGGAGASSKTTLAASLERKRLLTQIEQIDINIKQLREQLATIPGQVAKYQKWIEEAPVREAEWSALTRDYDELRRHYDQLVAQNLQAQSVENIEKSQKGSRFKVVDSARLAEKPFKPNFSKVIGIAFALGLGLSLGLVFAMDFFDTSFKDAAEIEEFIGVPVVCAIPLVEKDSEVKRQRFYFRLSLAVVVLFALGVAAALSIMWMKGLIVV; this is encoded by the coding sequence ATGGATAGTAAACAGCGTCAGTTGCTCAAGAAATACGTCGATTTGGTTATCTATCACTGGCGACTTATCAGCCTCAGTCTTTTAATTGGAGTAGCTCTGGGGTTAACGTATTATCTCAAAATGCCTAAGGTGTACCAGAGCACAGCCCTGCTCAGCTATGAGGCACAACAGATTAATCCAGCCAAAATGGATCCTGAACAGGGGCGAATACTACTGCAGGACTCGCTGGCGACTCTAAGTGAGTTGGTCACCAGTCGTAATAGCCTTGAAAAAGTTATAATTCAATATTCTTTGTACGAAGGCGCTCGAAAAAAGTTACCAATCGAGGATGTCATTGAAATGATGCGGAGGAATATTCAAATTACTCCGTCTAAAAAGGGTGATGTCTTCAGTGTTTCCTTTGAAGGGCCGTCTCCGCAACAGGTTGTGCGGGTGACGAACCAGCTTGCTTCCTTATTTATCGAGGAAAATTTAAAATATCGCGAGGAGCGAGCAACAGAAACCTCTAAATATACAAAAAATGAGTTGGCGCTGTCAAAAAATGTTCTTGATCAGAAAGAAAGACAGATGCGAGACTACAAACTCCAATATTTTAATGAAATGCCTGCTCAGCGCCAGAGCAATTTCAGCCAACTGCAAGCGCTGCTGAATCAGCAACAGGGACTGCAAAATTCTATCCAAGAACTTGAGCGAACAAAGATAATGGCTCAGGAGCAGGCAAGCATGCAAGCGCGCATTGCCAATTTTGCGGCCCAAAATACTACAGCTGTAAAAGCGGAGACTGATTATGACCGGTTGCAGAATTTAAAAAATCATTTAGCCGAAATTTCAGGTAAATACACGGATAAACACCCCGAGATTAAGCGTACTCATCTGTTAATTAAACAGTTAGAGGATAAAATCGCCTCGAGCAATGGCAGCGGTGGGGGGGCTGGAGCATCATCAAAAACGACCTTAGCAGCCAGTCTTGAGCGTAAACGGCTTCTGACACAAATAGAACAAATAGACATTAATATCAAACAGTTGCGTGAACAGCTCGCGACTATACCAGGGCAGGTTGCAAAGTATCAAAAGTGGATTGAAGAGGCACCAGTGCGAGAGGCCGAGTGGAGTGCGCTTACTCGTGATTACGATGAATTACGACGACACTATGATCAATTGGTCGCACAGAATTTACAAGCCCAATCTGTCGAAAATATAGAGAAAAGCCAAAAGGGAAGTCGGTTTAAAGTTGTTGATTCTGCAAGGCTTGCTGAAAAACCGTTCAAACCCAATTTTAGCAAAGTTATTGGAATTGCCTTTGCTCTAGGTCTGGGGTTGAGTCTGGGACTGGTGTTTGCTATGGATTTTTTTGATACGTCATTTAAGGATGCGGCTGAAATAGAAGAATTTATCGGTGTGCCAGTCGTTTGTGCCATCCCGTTGGTGGAGAAGGACAGTGAAGTCAAACGTCAGAGATTTTACTTCCGCCTGAGCCTGGCTGTCGTCGTACTTTTTGCTCTTGGTGTTGCTGCAGCTCTGAGCATTATGTGGATGAAAGGTCTTATTGTTGTCTAA
- a CDS encoding AAA family ATPase has protein sequence MYTKYYGLAKKPFSLTPDPHAVYMSETHQEGLAILKYGILSKKCFLVLTADVGSGKTTLLQALVASLEQDVHLSVLNNPILYRDEFFSYLAQQLKLEWDGNKALFLIEFGKLLKTCYAKGERVVLIFDEAHVLPVDLLEEIRLLSNLEEKGQDVLSIFLVGQPELNERMSDDRLLPLRQRIGLRFHLSRFTLEETRQYITFRLRHAGARHFNLFSEEAVTRIYQYSHGTPRLINIICDHALLTGFSENKPTIGPELIEESVEDLHFPGEETPLPVAISRKRKLWPKLLLMMMLASLIAGGVFWWQFYR, from the coding sequence ATGTATACCAAGTATTACGGACTTGCCAAAAAGCCCTTTTCTTTAACCCCTGATCCTCATGCGGTCTATATGAGTGAGACGCATCAGGAAGGGTTGGCGATTCTTAAATATGGCATATTGAGTAAGAAGTGTTTTCTGGTGCTCACTGCTGATGTTGGCTCTGGGAAAACAACACTGTTGCAGGCGTTGGTCGCCAGCCTTGAACAGGATGTTCATCTGAGCGTACTCAATAATCCCATACTCTATCGGGACGAATTCTTTTCCTATTTGGCTCAGCAGCTTAAGCTTGAATGGGACGGCAACAAGGCGCTCTTCCTTATTGAGTTTGGAAAACTGCTTAAAACCTGTTACGCGAAGGGAGAACGGGTTGTTTTAATTTTTGATGAAGCTCATGTTCTTCCAGTAGATCTTTTGGAAGAAATTCGGCTGCTTTCCAACCTGGAAGAAAAGGGGCAAGATGTGTTGTCCATATTTCTTGTGGGACAACCGGAATTGAACGAGCGAATGAGTGATGACAGGCTGCTCCCCCTACGCCAGCGAATAGGTTTACGCTTCCATTTAAGCCGATTTACCTTGGAGGAGACTCGCCAGTACATTACCTTCCGATTACGGCATGCGGGAGCGAGGCATTTTAATTTGTTTTCAGAGGAAGCGGTTACACGTATTTATCAATACAGTCATGGTACGCCCCGGCTCATCAATATTATCTGTGACCATGCCTTGCTCACCGGATTCTCTGAGAATAAACCAACAATTGGTCCTGAGTTGATAGAGGAAAGCGTAGAAGATTTACATTTTCCCGGGGAGGAAACCCCCCTGCCAGTTGCTATTTCGCGCAAGAGAAAACTATGGCCAAAGCTTCTTCTGATGATGATGCTTGCTAGTCTCATCGCTGGTGGTGTCTTTTGGTGGCAGTTTTACCGATAA
- a CDS encoding CpsD/CapB family tyrosine-protein kinase, with the protein MGKVFDALKRADESNDSVKVESEIVVEPVAEPATEEDIYIPPPSSMEKKPAKGTGKWDDRLVLSATTTGPIAESIRALRTRILFPNDGPVPRSILVTSAAPGEGKSFICANLGISLAQGMDHYCLLVDGDLRRPTQHTLFGLSNTSGLSDYLQRKKQIPELLVPSGVDKLSVLQAGPRSINPAELMSSATMIDLVDEISKRYDDRIVLLDSPPLHSASETSVLAQHVDGVVLVVRYGESRREYVKALADTIGREKILGVVFNAYKATVLDSKIFGYYEYQQSYYVDRIK; encoded by the coding sequence GTGGGAAAAGTGTTTGACGCCCTTAAGCGTGCAGATGAATCAAATGATTCAGTGAAAGTCGAAAGCGAGATAGTCGTTGAGCCTGTAGCTGAGCCTGCAACAGAAGAAGATATTTATATTCCACCACCGTCATCAATGGAAAAAAAACCGGCGAAAGGTACGGGAAAATGGGATGATCGCCTGGTGCTATCAGCAACCACTACCGGCCCTATTGCAGAGAGCATTCGAGCTCTCCGCACTCGGATTTTATTTCCAAACGATGGGCCTGTGCCACGGAGCATCCTGGTGACCAGCGCCGCACCTGGTGAAGGAAAGAGCTTTATCTGCGCAAACCTTGGCATTTCTCTGGCTCAAGGGATGGATCACTATTGTCTTCTTGTCGATGGCGACCTGCGCCGTCCAACACAGCATACACTGTTTGGGTTGAGTAATACCTCTGGGCTTTCTGATTATCTGCAACGGAAAAAGCAAATTCCCGAATTGTTGGTTCCTTCAGGAGTGGATAAACTCTCTGTCTTGCAGGCAGGGCCTCGATCGATAAATCCCGCTGAATTAATGAGTTCTGCCACCATGATAGATTTAGTGGATGAAATCAGTAAACGGTATGACGATCGTATCGTTTTGCTGGATAGCCCGCCGCTCCATTCTGCCAGTGAAACATCTGTGCTGGCCCAGCATGTTGACGGGGTTGTGCTGGTTGTTCGCTACGGCGAATCGCGGAGAGAATATGTTAAAGCGCTTGCCGATACCATCGGTCGGGAAAAAATTCTTGGTGTTGTTTTCAACGCGTATAAAGCGACAGTCTTGGACTCAAAAATTTTTGGTTACTATGAATATCAACAGTCGTATTATGTCGATCGGATAAAATAA
- a CDS encoding carbonic anhydrase, which yields MQSKIKLTGKEALQRLLDGNKRFISGKLEHPNHCEESRRGLVNGQDPVAVVLTCADSRVPPVDVFDQGLGDVFVVRVAGNIINDQILGSIEYAVAHLHTPLVMVMGHSSCGAVSAVAQGVKLSGHIASLTPSIDAALKRTKGCEGDWTNNAAKALAISTAKKIAESEPIVADLVEEGRVLVVATYYDLETGEVTLLS from the coding sequence ATGCAATCAAAAATTAAGCTGACAGGCAAAGAGGCCCTACAGCGACTTCTTGACGGTAACAAACGCTTTATAAGCGGAAAATTAGAACATCCCAACCATTGTGAAGAATCGAGACGAGGTCTCGTAAACGGTCAGGATCCGGTAGCTGTTGTCTTAACCTGCGCCGATAGTCGAGTACCACCGGTTGATGTTTTTGACCAGGGACTTGGTGATGTTTTTGTTGTTCGTGTTGCCGGTAATATCATCAACGACCAAATTCTGGGCAGCATTGAATATGCAGTCGCCCATCTTCATACTCCGCTTGTCATGGTTATGGGCCATTCTTCCTGCGGCGCAGTCAGTGCGGTTGCCCAGGGCGTGAAACTGAGTGGTCATATAGCCAGCCTTACACCTTCTATTGATGCGGCCTTAAAACGTACCAAGGGGTGTGAGGGAGATTGGACCAATAACGCAGCGAAAGCACTTGCTATTTCCACGGCCAAAAAAATTGCCGAATCAGAGCCGATCGTCGCTGATTTGGTTGAGGAGGGAAGGGTGCTGGTTGTCGCTACCTACTATGACCTGGAGACCGGTGAGGTCACCTTGCTCAGCTGA